In the genome of Dickeya fangzhongdai, one region contains:
- the lgt gene encoding prolipoprotein diacylglyceryl transferase: MTTSYLVFPQFDPVIFSLGPVSLHWYGLMYLVGFVFAMWLAVRRANKPGSGWRKEEVENLLYFGFLGVFVGGRLGYVLFYAFPSFLDNPLYLFRVWDGGMSFHGGLLGVIAVMLWFAHRTKRHFFQVSDFIAPLIPFGLGAGRLGNFINGELWGRVSTDAPWAMLFPGSRGEDMALAAGNPQWQAIFNQYGVLPRHPSQLYELVLEGVVLFIILNVFIRKARPMGSVSGLFLIGYGCFRIIVEFFRQPDAQLGLFGGVSMGQILSVPMVLAGILMMVWAYRRQSARQ, from the coding sequence ATGACGACGAGCTATCTGGTATTTCCCCAGTTTGATCCGGTAATTTTTTCGTTAGGGCCGGTTTCCCTGCACTGGTATGGATTGATGTATTTGGTCGGGTTTGTGTTTGCCATGTGGCTTGCGGTACGCCGGGCGAACAAACCGGGTAGCGGATGGCGCAAGGAAGAGGTGGAAAACCTGCTCTATTTCGGGTTCCTCGGCGTATTTGTAGGTGGTCGTCTGGGTTATGTGCTGTTCTACGCTTTCCCGTCGTTTCTGGATAATCCGCTCTATCTGTTCCGCGTGTGGGACGGCGGCATGTCTTTCCACGGCGGCCTGCTGGGCGTCATCGCGGTCATGCTGTGGTTTGCGCATCGCACCAAACGTCATTTCTTCCAGGTATCTGATTTCATTGCCCCGCTGATTCCTTTTGGTCTGGGCGCCGGGCGTCTGGGCAACTTCATCAATGGCGAACTGTGGGGCCGCGTCAGCACCGATGCGCCGTGGGCGATGCTGTTCCCGGGGTCGCGCGGCGAAGACATGGCGCTGGCGGCCGGCAACCCGCAGTGGCAGGCGATCTTCAATCAATACGGCGTATTGCCTCGCCACCCGTCGCAGTTGTATGAACTGGTGCTGGAAGGGGTAGTGCTGTTTATCATTCTGAATGTGTTCATTCGCAAAGCACGCCCGATGGGCAGCGTATCCGGCCTGTTCCTGATCGGCTACGGCTGCTTCCGCATTATTGTGGAATTCTTCCGCCAGCCGGATGCTCAACTGGGGCTGTTCGGCGGCGTCAGTATGGGGCAGATCCTGTCGGTGCCGATGGTATTGGCCGGAATCCTGATGATGGTCTGGGCGTATCGTCGCCAGTCTGCCCGGCAGTAA
- the mutH gene encoding DNA mismatch repair endonuclease MutH: MQTPIPHQDAPDSEQALLLRAQALAGYSLAELARIAQLPLPANLKRDKGWIGVLLERFLGASAGSKPEQDFPDIGIELKTIPVDEQGRPLETTFVCVAPLTGNSGVTWESSHVRRKLTRVLWIPVEGSRPIPLGERRIGAPLLWSPSPEEERQLQQDWEELMDLIVLGKVESITARHGEVLQLRPKAANSRALTEAIGEHGQPILTLPRGFYLKKTFTTPLLARHFLL; this comes from the coding sequence ATGCAGACACCCATCCCCCATCAGGACGCGCCGGACAGTGAACAGGCCCTGCTGCTACGGGCGCAGGCGCTGGCCGGCTATTCGCTGGCGGAACTGGCCCGAATCGCCCAACTGCCGCTACCCGCCAACCTTAAGCGAGACAAAGGGTGGATCGGCGTACTGCTGGAGCGCTTTCTGGGCGCCAGCGCCGGCAGTAAGCCGGAGCAGGACTTCCCTGACATCGGGATTGAGCTGAAAACCATCCCGGTGGATGAACAGGGGCGGCCGCTGGAAACCACCTTTGTCTGCGTGGCGCCGCTAACCGGCAACAGCGGCGTGACCTGGGAAAGCAGCCATGTGCGCCGCAAGCTGACCAGAGTGCTGTGGATTCCGGTGGAAGGTTCGCGTCCTATCCCGCTGGGGGAGCGCCGCATCGGCGCGCCGTTGTTATGGAGCCCCAGCCCGGAGGAAGAGCGGCAACTACAGCAGGACTGGGAAGAACTGATGGACTTGATCGTGCTGGGCAAAGTGGAAAGCATCACCGCCCGTCACGGCGAGGTGTTGCAGTTGCGCCCCAAGGCCGCCAACAGCCGGGCGCTGACTGAAGCCATTGGCGAGCACGGGCAACCGATTCTGACGCTGCCGCGCGGCTTTTACCTGAAGAAAACCTTCACCACGCCGTTACTGGCCCGGCATTTTCTGCTGTAA
- the ptsP gene encoding phosphoenolpyruvate--protein phosphotransferase → MLTRLREIIEKVAAAARLSDALDILVNETCLAMDTEVCSIYLADHDRQCYYLMATRGLKKPRGRTITLAFGQGIVGLVGERAEPINLADAQSHPSFKFIPAVREQHFRSFLGVPVIHRRQLLGVLVVQQREHRQFDKNEESFMVTLATQMAAILSQSQMKALFGQYRQTRIKAMAASSGVAIAPGWQDRSQPSLELVFPASSLDSDRERSRLLMAMEEAGAEFRRFSKRFSASAQKESAAIFDFYSHLLNDARLKRELFQEVDTGSVAEWAVKVVIERFAAQFASLQDPYLRDRSSDLRALGQRLLFHLDDNAQSNGQWPERFILVADELTATLLAEVPQERLAGVVAYDGAANSHAAILVRAMGIPTLMGADIQPELLHQRLLVLDGYRGELLVDPEPVLVQEYQRLLSEENELTRLAEDDMERPAVLKSGERVDVMLNAGLSAEHEKRFINQVDGVGLYRTEIPFMLQNGFPSEEEQMTQYEGMLRLYPSRPVMLRTLDIGADKQLPYLPISEENPCLGWRGIRVTLDQPEIFMIQVRAMLRANAHIGNLSILLPMINSLDEIDEAKRLIDRAAAEVSEMLGFPQPRPRIGIMIEVPSVLFLLPHLASRIDFVSVGTNDLTQYLLAVDRNNPHVGALYDSLHPSMLQALNMIITHCRQYSLPVSVCGEMAGEPMGALLLIGLGYRTLSMNGRSVARIKYLLRRIGEEETRQLTDKVLRAQTASEVRQWASIFIEERGLGGLIRGGR, encoded by the coding sequence ATGCTCACGCGACTGCGAGAAATTATTGAGAAGGTTGCGGCCGCGGCCCGACTGAGTGATGCGTTGGATATTCTGGTGAATGAAACCTGTCTGGCGATGGATACGGAAGTCTGCTCCATCTATCTGGCCGATCACGATCGTCAGTGTTATTACCTGATGGCGACGCGCGGGCTGAAAAAGCCGCGCGGCCGCACCATTACGCTGGCGTTTGGTCAGGGGATTGTCGGCCTGGTCGGCGAACGGGCGGAGCCCATCAATCTGGCGGATGCGCAAAGCCACCCCAGTTTCAAATTCATTCCTGCCGTACGTGAACAACATTTCCGCTCGTTTCTGGGCGTGCCGGTGATCCACCGGCGTCAATTGCTGGGCGTGCTGGTAGTCCAGCAGCGCGAACACCGGCAGTTCGACAAAAACGAAGAATCGTTCATGGTGACGCTGGCCACCCAGATGGCGGCCATTCTGTCCCAGTCTCAGATGAAAGCGCTGTTCGGGCAATACCGGCAGACGCGCATCAAGGCGATGGCGGCGTCTTCCGGCGTGGCGATCGCCCCCGGCTGGCAGGACCGCAGCCAGCCGTCGCTGGAGCTGGTATTTCCGGCCTCCAGTCTGGATAGCGACCGCGAACGCTCCCGGCTGCTGATGGCGATGGAGGAGGCCGGGGCGGAGTTCCGCCGTTTCAGTAAGCGTTTCAGCGCCAGTGCGCAGAAAGAGAGCGCGGCGATCTTCGATTTCTATTCCCACCTGCTCAACGACGCGCGCCTCAAACGCGAACTGTTTCAGGAAGTGGATACCGGCAGCGTGGCCGAATGGGCGGTCAAAGTGGTGATCGAACGGTTTGCCGCGCAGTTCGCCAGCCTGCAGGATCCTTACCTGCGCGATCGTTCCAGCGATCTGCGGGCGCTGGGTCAGCGTCTACTGTTCCATCTTGATGACAACGCCCAGAGCAACGGCCAGTGGCCGGAGCGTTTCATTCTGGTGGCGGATGAACTGACCGCCACGCTGCTGGCGGAGGTGCCGCAGGAGCGCCTGGCCGGCGTGGTCGCGTACGACGGCGCCGCCAATTCCCACGCCGCCATTCTGGTGCGGGCGATGGGCATTCCCACGCTGATGGGCGCCGATATCCAACCCGAGCTGTTGCATCAGCGTCTGCTGGTGCTGGATGGCTATCGCGGCGAGTTGCTGGTGGACCCTGAACCGGTGCTGGTGCAGGAGTATCAGCGTCTGCTGAGCGAGGAAAACGAGCTTACCCGGCTGGCGGAAGATGACATGGAACGCCCGGCGGTGCTGAAAAGCGGCGAGCGGGTGGACGTGATGCTCAACGCCGGTCTGAGCGCCGAACATGAAAAGCGTTTCATCAATCAGGTGGACGGCGTAGGGCTGTACCGCACCGAAATCCCGTTTATGCTGCAAAACGGTTTTCCCTCGGAAGAGGAGCAGATGACGCAATATGAAGGCATGTTGCGGCTTTATCCGTCCCGCCCGGTGATGTTGCGTACGCTGGATATCGGCGCGGACAAGCAACTGCCTTACCTGCCTATCAGTGAAGAAAATCCTTGTCTGGGCTGGCGCGGCATCCGCGTAACGCTCGATCAGCCGGAAATTTTCATGATTCAGGTTCGCGCCATGCTGCGCGCCAATGCGCATATCGGCAACCTGAGCATTTTACTGCCGATGATCAACAGCCTGGATGAGATCGATGAGGCAAAGCGGTTGATCGATCGCGCCGCGGCGGAAGTGTCGGAAATGCTCGGTTTTCCGCAGCCGCGTCCGCGCATCGGCATTATGATCGAAGTGCCGTCGGTGCTGTTTCTGTTGCCGCATCTGGCGTCCCGCATCGATTTTGTCTCCGTCGGCACCAATGACCTGACCCAGTATCTGCTGGCGGTGGATCGTAATAACCCGCATGTCGGCGCCCTGTACGACAGCCTGCATCCGTCGATGCTGCAGGCGCTGAACATGATCATCACTCATTGCCGACAATATTCGTTGCCGGTATCGGTGTGCGGCGAGATGGCCGGCGAGCCGATGGGCGCACTGCTGCTGATCGGGCTGGGATACCGCACGCTAAGCATGAACGGTCGTAGCGTCGCCCGCATCAAATACCTGCTGCGCCGGATTGGCGAGGAAGAGACCCGCCAGTTGACGGACAAGGTGCTCAGGGCGCAAACCGCCAGCGAAGTGCGCCAATGGGCGTCGATTTTCATTGAAGAACGCGGGCTGGGCGGCTTGATTCGCGGCGGGCGCTGA
- the thyA gene encoding thymidylate synthase, giving the protein MKQYLELMKKVLEEGTPKDDRTGTGTLSIFGHQMRFNLQDGFPLVTTKRCHLRSIIHELLWFLNGDTNIGYLHDNKVTIWDEWADENGDLGPVYGKQWRAWGAADGRQIDQLQTVLKQLKQDPDSRRIIVSAWNVGELDKMALAPCHAFFQFYVANGKLSCQLYQRSCDIFLGLPFNIASYALLVHMMAQQCDLEVGDFVWTGGDTHLYNNHLEQTRLQLSREPRPLPRLVIKRRPASLFDYQFDDFDIEGYDPHPAIKAPVAV; this is encoded by the coding sequence ATGAAACAGTATCTGGAACTGATGAAAAAGGTGCTTGAAGAAGGGACTCCCAAGGATGACCGCACGGGCACGGGGACGTTATCGATTTTCGGCCATCAGATGCGTTTCAACCTGCAGGATGGCTTTCCGCTGGTGACCACCAAGCGTTGCCACCTGCGCTCCATCATCCATGAGCTGCTGTGGTTTCTGAACGGCGATACCAATATCGGCTACCTGCATGACAACAAGGTCACCATTTGGGATGAATGGGCGGATGAAAATGGCGACCTGGGGCCGGTTTACGGCAAACAATGGCGCGCCTGGGGTGCGGCGGACGGCCGTCAGATCGACCAGTTGCAGACGGTGCTAAAACAGCTGAAACAGGACCCGGATTCCCGCCGCATCATCGTTTCCGCCTGGAATGTGGGCGAACTGGACAAAATGGCGCTGGCGCCCTGCCACGCTTTTTTCCAGTTTTATGTCGCGAACGGCAAACTCTCCTGCCAGTTGTACCAGCGCTCCTGCGACATTTTCCTCGGCCTGCCGTTCAACATCGCCAGCTACGCGCTGCTGGTGCATATGATGGCGCAGCAGTGTGACCTGGAAGTGGGTGATTTCGTCTGGACCGGCGGCGACACCCACCTCTACAACAACCACCTTGAGCAGACTCGTCTGCAGCTTAGCCGTGAGCCGCGTCCTTTGCCGCGACTGGTGATCAAACGCCGTCCGGCGTCGCTGTTTGATTACCAGTTTGACGATTTCGACATAGAGGGTTATGACCCGCACCCCGCCATCAAGGCGCCGGTAGCCGTCTGA
- a CDS encoding prepilin peptidase-dependent protein, protein MNRNNVRQQGFSLLELIVVITIMALLTGGGLHSWLAYRQALLLEQHARHLLAFMTRIQANAYWRNQTESLWFKSAGDSWCIGNGAEPASCPPESAFVFNRAVRDTAIAETTSERLVFYGLRNAAQAGHLTLSNPAGRVRLVISARGRLRLCSESRPVQGIPLC, encoded by the coding sequence ATGAACAGAAACAACGTACGGCAACAGGGTTTTTCCCTGCTGGAACTCATCGTGGTGATCACCATTATGGCTTTGCTGACAGGCGGCGGGCTGCATAGCTGGCTGGCTTATCGCCAGGCGCTTTTGCTGGAGCAGCACGCCCGGCACCTGCTGGCATTCATGACGCGCATACAGGCCAACGCCTACTGGCGCAATCAGACCGAAAGTCTGTGGTTCAAGTCGGCGGGTGATAGCTGGTGTATTGGGAATGGCGCTGAACCGGCTTCCTGTCCGCCGGAAAGCGCTTTCGTTTTTAACCGCGCGGTGCGGGATACGGCGATCGCCGAAACCACCAGCGAGCGGCTGGTGTTTTACGGCCTGCGTAATGCCGCACAGGCTGGGCATCTCACCCTGAGCAACCCGGCTGGGCGCGTGAGGCTGGTGATCTCGGCACGCGGGCGCTTGCGCCTTTGCAGCGAGTCCCGGCCAGTACAGGGGATCCCGCTATGTTGA
- the rppH gene encoding RNA pyrophosphohydrolase — MIDDDGYRPNVGIVICNRQGQVLWARRYGQHSWQFPQGGINPGESAEQAMYRELFEEVGLRKKDVRILASTRSWLRYKLPKRLVRWDTKPVCIGQKQKWFLLQLMCNESDINMQSSGTPEFDGWRWVSYWYPVRQVVSFKRDVYRKVMKEFVIAVMQLQENSATRMSSGTRRKRG; from the coding sequence GTGATCGACGATGATGGCTACCGCCCGAATGTTGGTATTGTAATTTGTAATCGGCAGGGTCAGGTATTGTGGGCCCGTCGCTACGGTCAGCACTCCTGGCAGTTTCCTCAAGGGGGAATCAACCCCGGAGAAAGCGCGGAACAAGCGATGTACCGCGAACTGTTCGAAGAGGTTGGGCTGCGGAAAAAGGATGTTCGTATCCTGGCTTCCACCCGAAGCTGGTTACGCTATAAATTGCCAAAACGTTTGGTGCGTTGGGATACAAAACCGGTATGTATCGGCCAAAAGCAAAAATGGTTTCTGCTACAGTTAATGTGTAATGAATCAGACATCAATATGCAAAGCAGCGGCACCCCGGAATTCGACGGGTGGCGCTGGGTGAGCTACTGGTATCCGGTACGCCAGGTGGTGTCGTTCAAACGTGACGTTTATCGAAAGGTGATGAAGGAATTCGTCATCGCCGTGATGCAGCTACAGGAGAATTCGGCTACCCGAATGTCATCAGGAACCAGACGAAAACGAGGATAA